Genomic DNA from Marinobacter sp. MDS2:
GAGTATTTCGTTGTGTTCGAGAGGGCGGATGGTCATGACCAATGGTGAAAGAGAGTGTCGCTTGACGATCAGAGTTTCCGGCAAAGCTGAGTCTTCACTGCATACCGTTGCTGCTGCCCGGGCCATTGCTTTAAAAAAGGATTTCCGTAGCTGATCGGTTCCAAAGTACAAACGCCCATGCCGAAGGTTGATGCACGATTCCTGGTCCAGAAGCTGTTCACCGCGCTGATTGGCAGTGACCATTGTTCCCCGGTTGTTCAGGATGAACGCAGGGTCAGTAATGAGTTCAGCGATGCCGCTGAGGGTTTGGGCGGCCTCTGGGTGTTGGTGAATCTTTTTAGCCAAAACGACCGTTTGTTTAATGAACGGCACCAAGCGATTCATGGCCGCTATTTCTTCTGGCTGATAGGCGCCCTGTGCATACGTACGCTGAACAGTCAGCAAGGTAATATGAGAATCGTTGGCTTCGACAACCAGCCAGGCGGAATCAAGCATGTCTTGGTCAGATTCCCAACGGCCGTAGTCATCACCGGGCGGGCCATCGTGTAGAAGAGGTAAAGCCGAGTTGAAAAGACCTGCTTCCTGAGTGACTGCGTAATTGGTGACGGCATCGTGCTCGATCATATTGTTATCGAGATACCAGGTTAAGAATTCATCTGGTAAACCGGCATGCCAGATATGCTCAATAGCTCTTGGGGTTCTGCGGATAAAAGAGAGCTGTGCTGCACATCCATTGACAGCATCAACGAGCATGGAAAGGAATCCGTGAAAACCCGCTTGGTGTTCTAATGAATCATAAAGGCATTGAATTAAATCGGTCTCGTTGCGAAGAAACGAACCAGAGCTATCACTAGGGTGATTTCCCTTCGATGTCATCAAGTTATCCTTTGGGGGAGCGCAACTTCTTTGAGGCGCTAGGGAAACTATAGAAGAACATCATTTAGTTTATAAGAGGTAATGGCAATATGGCCTGTTTTTACACAGTTGCGTCGGGTGTAAGGCAGGCTGTGAGAGATTCGAGTCTAATCGTTGGGCGGTGTCCCAAGAGTATCCCTTGCCGTGGCCCAAAAACAACAAAACCCGCAACGTGGCGGGTTAAGTTATTGAATCTTATGGTGGGCCCACCTGGACTCGAACCAGGGACCAAAGGATTATGAGTCCTCTGCTCTAACCAACTGAGCTATAGGCCCGATAACAAAAGCGGGCGCCATTATACCCGTGAGGGTTGGCGCCCGCTACTGTGTTTTCGGTTTTATGCGTTGCCTTGGTCGTCGATAAAGCCGCGCAGGTGATCGGAGCGGGAAGGATGGCGCAGCTTGCGCAGAGCCTTGGCTTCGATCTGACGGATACGCTCACGGGTAACATCGAACTGTTTGCCCACTTCCTCCAGGGTGTGGTCGGTGTTCATTTCGATACCGAAGCGCATGCGCAGGACTTTCGATTCACGTGCGGTCAAGCCGGATAGCACAGAACGGGTGGCTTCACGCAGGCCTTCCGCGGTGGCGGAATCTACCGGCGATAGCGCCTGAATGTCTTCGATGAAATCGCCCAGATGGCTGTCTTCATCATCCCCGATCGGTGTTTCCATGGAGATCGGCTCTTTGGCGATCTTCAAGACCTTGCGGATCTTCTCTTCCGGCATTTCCATGCGCTCACCCAACTCTTCGGGCGTAGGCTCGCGGCCCATTTCCTGCAGCATCTGGCGTGAAATGCGGTTCAGTTTGTTGATCGTTTCGATCATATGCACCGGAATACGGATGGTGCGTGCCTGATCCGCAATAGAGCGGGTGATGGCCTGGCGGATCCACCAGGTCGCATAGGTCGAGAACTTGTAGCCACGACGGTATTCAAACTTATCGACCGCTTTCATCAGGCCGATGTTGCCTTCCTGGATCAGGTCGAGGAACTGCAAGCCACGGTTGGTGTACTTCTTGGCGATGGAGATAACCAGACGCAAGTTCGCTTCCACCATTTCTTTCTTGGCGCGGCGGGCTTTGGCTTCGCCGATTGAAACGCGGCGGTTGATCTCTTTGATGTCTACGACGTCCAAATCCACTTCGGTTTGAACGTTCTGAATACGCTTCTGCAGGCGGACGATTTCATCCAGACGCTCAGCAATAGCCGCTGCGTAGGGCTTTTTGCTCTTGGCAATCTTCGGAGCCCAGTCCAGGTTTACTTCGTTGCCCGGGAACTCTTTGATGAAATCCTTGCGTGGCATTTTGCATTCGCGGATGCAGATTTGCATGATGGTCCGTTCGTTCTCGCGCACCATGTCGTTGGTGGAGCGAACAACGTTGACCAGCTCATCAAATGCTTTGTTGCCCAGTTTGAACGGCGCGAACACAGCGCCCAGTTCGTTCAGGGCTTCCTGGGTTTTCTTGTGGCCACGGCCATGCTTGGCCAGTGCTTCGTTCGCCGCTTCCAGTTTTTCTTTCAGCAGTTCAAAGCGCAGGCGAGTTTCTTCGGGATCCGGACCGCTTTCCTTTTCCTCTTCTTCCTCGTCCTCTGCGTCTTCAGCCTCGTTGGTGTCTACTTTGGCTTCTTCGACGGGCTCTTCGCCCATGAACGGCTCGGCATCGTCCGGGTCAAGGAAGCCGGTAACGATGTCGCTGATGCGGCCTTCGTTCTCGATAATGCGGTCGTAAGCTTGAATAACGGTGCCGGCGGTGCCCGGGAAATGCGCCACCGCGGCCATAACATCGCGGATGCCTTCTTCGATCCGCTTGGCGATAACAATTTCGCCTTCGCGGGTCAGCAGCTCTACGGTACCCATTTCGCGCATGTACATGCGCACCGGGTCGGTGGTGCGGCCCGCGTCGGTTTCTACGGCAGCCAGCGCGGCAGCAGCTTCGGCAGCAGCGGCTTCGTCGGCTGTGGAGTCACCTTCGGTCATCAACAAGGTATCGGCGTCAGGTGTTTCTTCGCACACCTGAATGCCCATGTCGTTGATCATCCGGATAATGTCTTCAACCTGATCCGGGTCTGCAATGTCTTCCGGCAGGTGATCGTTTACCTCGGCGTAAGTCAGGTAACCTTGTTCCTTGCCTCGAGCGATGAGGTCTTTTAAACGTGATTTCTGCGAATTGCCTGACATAGACACCCTGTGAACTCGCTTTTAAAGAGGAAAAAAGTTAAACAGCCATTATAGCTGTCGCTTATCTGGTCTGCCAATGAACGGTTAGATGGTGATCAATGGCATTAGTTTCAAGTGCTCAATGCTCGGCTTTCGGGTTTAACGTACCCGCGCTGAGCGTTCGTAGCTCCTCCCGTTGTTCCGGGGTGAGCTTGGCCAGGTTCCGGAGCAGTGTTGCCAGTCTTTGCTGGCGCGCGGCTTCTTCGTTCGGGCTTAGTAGCTCTCTGGCTGCTGCCAGTGTGCTCTCCCGTGCCGGGATATGCTCCAGTCCGTCGAACAGGTTGTAGAACCGGTCGCGGGCCTGTTTGTCTGTTGCCAACTCCGCAATCAGTGCTTTGCGGGTTTGAATATCTTTATCCAGGAGCCAGCGGGCAAATCGCCCGGCTTGATCCAGTTGCCGGGTGCTATCCGCCTGGGCCTTGATTTCAGTGGCCAGCTCCGGCGCTTCCAGCAAAGCAAGGCACAATGTGCTGTCTTTGCTGAGTTTTACATCCACCCGTTCTTCGGTCGGGCGGGGCTGTCGTTCTCCGCGCCAGCCTTTGGCTTTGAAGTTTTTGCCGCTCTGCTGGCGGCCCTGCCACTGGTTACGGCCGCCGCATAAGCGCAACATTTCGTGCCACATGGCATCCCGCAGTGTGCAGCGGGGCATTTTGTTCAGCAGCTGTTCGGCTCTGGCCCTGAGTTCGCCCCGGTGTTCCGGAAGCTCAAGATCCAGGCCTTCGCTCTGGCGATCAAACAAAAAACGCGAGAGCGGTGTGGCGCCTTCAATTCGTTTTTGGAAAGCTTCTGGGCCTTCCTTTCGGACCAGCGTGTCCGGGTCTTCGCCTTCGGGTAGCATCAGGAACTGTAAATGCAGGCCGTCGGCGATCAGTTCCAGTGCGTTTTCCATGGCGCGATCAGCGGCTCGGAAGCCTGCTTGGTCGCCGTCAAAGCAAAAGACAATATGCCGGACTTGCCGGAGCAGGGCGGTCAAACTGTCTTGATTGGTCGCGGTGCCCAGTGTTGCAACGGCATAATCGATGCCGTGCTGGGCCAGTGCGATGACATCCATGTAGCCTTCTACTACCAGCAGTTTGTCCAGCTGGCGCGTGGCTTGCCGGGCTTCGTGCAGGCCGTAAATCTCGCGGCTTTTATGGAATACGTCCGATTCCGGCGAGTTGATGTACTTGGCTTTGTCGTCGCCCAGTGTGCGGCCACCAAATGCGATGGTTTTGCCGCGGGTGTTCCGGATCGGGAACATCACCCGGTTGCGGAACAGGTCTCTTGGTTTGCCGTACTTGTCGGAAACGGTTTTGGTTTCCAGTAAGGGCTTTTTCAGATCTCTCGGTGCCGCGTCATACAGGGCGGTGCCGCTACCCGGTGCAAAGCCGATCTGGTAACGTGCGATGATGTCGTCGTCCAGACCGCGTTGTTTCAGGTAATCCCGTGCGTACGCGCCTTGTTGGCTGGTTAGCGACGAGTGATAAAACTTGCTAGCGAAATCCAGCGCGTCGGTCAGAGTCCGGGCTTGCTGCATTTCCTGTTTGGCGACTTTGTCGTACGGCACTTCCATGCCGGCACGTTTCGCCAGTTCTTCTACCGCTTCGGTAAAGCCAAGGCCTTCGAATTCGCGGATAAAGCTGATGGCATCGCCATGAGCGCCGCAGCCAAAGCAGTGGTAGAAGCCTTTGTCGGGCCGAACGTTGAACGAGGGCGTTTTCTCGTCATGAAATGGGCAGCAGGCTTTGTAATTACCGCCGGCTTTTTTGAGAGTGATGCGTGATCCAATCAGTTCTCCCAGATCAATTCGATCCAGAAGGTCTTCAACAAAGCGTTGAGGGATCAGTCCGCTCATGGTGGCTCCACTTCATCCGGGGCGCCGGATACAAACGTTATTCACCATAGCCAAAAATGCCGCCGAAGCCAGGCCTCGGCGGCATTTTCAGTTTGCCGGATAAGGCGAAACGCCGTTCCGGCAATCAGTCTTGCTGTCGAAGCGGTCTGAACTCAGTACAGACGCTCGAACTTACGCTGTTCACGCTGAAGCTTCTTGAGATGACGCTTAACGGCAGCAGCAGCTTTGCGCTTACGAACAGCCGTCGGCTTTTCGTAGTGCTCACGACGACGTACTTCAGAAAGTACACCGGCTTTTTCGCATGAACGCTTGAAGCGACGCAGTGCTACGTCAAACGGTTCGTTCTCTTTCAGTTTAACAGCTGGCATTCGACAATCACCTACCTGATAGATTCGGTTTCAAATTGTTCCGCTGGAATAGATTCTCGCGGCTCGATCCCTGGTCAGATTGGTTATAACTCGACCAGTGCATAATTAAGGGCGGCAATGATAACGGCTCGGACACTTCAGGTCAATCATTGTTCAACGAAAGTGACGGGAGCCACCGGCTTTCTGATAAAATCATGGCCGATCGATCCAACCCCGCAGACACGGCCCTGATTTATGCTGATTCTTGGTATTGAAACTTCTTGTGATGAGACTGGCGTTGCCTTGCTGGATGATGAGCGGGGCCTGCTGGCCCATGCGCTGTTTAGCCAGGTGGAGGTACACGCAGACTATGGCGGTGTGGTGCCGGAACTGGCGTCTCGTGACCACGTGCGCAAATTGCTGCCATTGTGTGACCAGGTGTTGGCGGACGCCGGCAAGTCCCGAACTGACATAGAGGGAATTGCTTACACGGCGGGGCCTGGTCTTGTCGGTGCCTTGATGGTGGGTGGCTCGGTGGCTCATGCGCTGGGATACGCGTTGGATATTCCGGTACTGGGGGTGCATCACATGGAGGGGCATTTGTTGGCCCCGATGCTGGAAGACAATCCTCCGGCTTTTCCTTTTGTGGCTCTGCTGGTATCCGGTGGTCACACCCAATTGGTTCGGGTAGATGCCATTGGTGAGTATGAAATGCTGGGCGAGTCAGTGGACGACGCCGCTGGCGAAGCCTTCGATAAAGCCGCGAAAATGTTGGGTCTGGATTACCCCGGTGGCCCCCGAGTGGCTGCGCTGGCGGAACACGGCCGGGAAGGACGTTACCGCTTCCCCCGGCCGATGACCGATCGCCCCGGACTGGATTTCAGTTTCAGCGGCTTGAAGACGTTCACTCTGAATACCGTGAATGGCGCCAAGGATGCGGGTGAATTTGACGAACAGGTGAAAGCAGACATCGCGTTGGCTTTTGAGGCCGCGGTGGTTGATACCCTGACCATCAAATGTCGCAGAGCACTGGAGCAGACCGGGTGTAAGCGCCTGGTGATTGCCGGTGGAGTCAGTGCGAATAAGCGGTTGCGCGCCGGGCTTGAGAAAATGACGGCAAAACTGGGCGGTTCGGTGTTCTATGCCCGCCCGGAATTCTGTACCGATAACGGCGCCATGATCGCGTATGCCGGCGCTCAGCGTTTGAGAAAAGGGCAAAAAGACGGTGAACGCATTGTCTCGGTGCCGCGCTGGCCTATGGATACCTTGCCGTCAGTGAGCGAGCCCCGCGCTAACGGTCTGGTGGACTGAAAGCGCTAAAGCCCCGTTTCCCGGCCC
This window encodes:
- the rpsU gene encoding 30S ribosomal protein S21 — protein: MPAVKLKENEPFDVALRRFKRSCEKAGVLSEVRRREHYEKPTAVRKRKAAAAVKRHLKKLQREQRKFERLY
- the rpoD gene encoding RNA polymerase sigma factor RpoD produces the protein MSGNSQKSRLKDLIARGKEQGYLTYAEVNDHLPEDIADPDQVEDIIRMINDMGIQVCEETPDADTLLMTEGDSTADEAAAAEAAAALAAVETDAGRTTDPVRMYMREMGTVELLTREGEIVIAKRIEEGIRDVMAAVAHFPGTAGTVIQAYDRIIENEGRISDIVTGFLDPDDAEPFMGEEPVEEAKVDTNEAEDAEDEEEEEKESGPDPEETRLRFELLKEKLEAANEALAKHGRGHKKTQEALNELGAVFAPFKLGNKAFDELVNVVRSTNDMVRENERTIMQICIRECKMPRKDFIKEFPGNEVNLDWAPKIAKSKKPYAAAIAERLDEIVRLQKRIQNVQTEVDLDVVDIKEINRRVSIGEAKARRAKKEMVEANLRLVISIAKKYTNRGLQFLDLIQEGNIGLMKAVDKFEYRRGYKFSTYATWWIRQAITRSIADQARTIRIPVHMIETINKLNRISRQMLQEMGREPTPEELGERMEMPEEKIRKVLKIAKEPISMETPIGDDEDSHLGDFIEDIQALSPVDSATAEGLREATRSVLSGLTARESKVLRMRFGIEMNTDHTLEEVGKQFDVTRERIRQIEAKALRKLRHPSRSDHLRGFIDDQGNA
- the tsaD gene encoding tRNA (adenosine(37)-N6)-threonylcarbamoyltransferase complex transferase subunit TsaD — protein: MLILGIETSCDETGVALLDDERGLLAHALFSQVEVHADYGGVVPELASRDHVRKLLPLCDQVLADAGKSRTDIEGIAYTAGPGLVGALMVGGSVAHALGYALDIPVLGVHHMEGHLLAPMLEDNPPAFPFVALLVSGGHTQLVRVDAIGEYEMLGESVDDAAGEAFDKAAKMLGLDYPGGPRVAALAEHGREGRYRFPRPMTDRPGLDFSFSGLKTFTLNTVNGAKDAGEFDEQVKADIALAFEAAVVDTLTIKCRRALEQTGCKRLVIAGGVSANKRLRAGLEKMTAKLGGSVFYARPEFCTDNGAMIAYAGAQRLRKGQKDGERIVSVPRWPMDTLPSVSEPRANGLVD
- the dnaG gene encoding DNA primase, with the translated sequence MSGLIPQRFVEDLLDRIDLGELIGSRITLKKAGGNYKACCPFHDEKTPSFNVRPDKGFYHCFGCGAHGDAISFIREFEGLGFTEAVEELAKRAGMEVPYDKVAKQEMQQARTLTDALDFASKFYHSSLTSQQGAYARDYLKQRGLDDDIIARYQIGFAPGSGTALYDAAPRDLKKPLLETKTVSDKYGKPRDLFRNRVMFPIRNTRGKTIAFGGRTLGDDKAKYINSPESDVFHKSREIYGLHEARQATRQLDKLLVVEGYMDVIALAQHGIDYAVATLGTATNQDSLTALLRQVRHIVFCFDGDQAGFRAADRAMENALELIADGLHLQFLMLPEGEDPDTLVRKEGPEAFQKRIEGATPLSRFLFDRQSEGLDLELPEHRGELRARAEQLLNKMPRCTLRDAMWHEMLRLCGGRNQWQGRQQSGKNFKAKGWRGERQPRPTEERVDVKLSKDSTLCLALLEAPELATEIKAQADSTRQLDQAGRFARWLLDKDIQTRKALIAELATDKQARDRFYNLFDGLEHIPARESTLAAARELLSPNEEAARQQRLATLLRNLAKLTPEQREELRTLSAGTLNPKAEH
- a CDS encoding helix-turn-helix transcriptional regulator, which translates into the protein MTSKGNHPSDSSGSFLRNETDLIQCLYDSLEHQAGFHGFLSMLVDAVNGCAAQLSFIRRTPRAIEHIWHAGLPDEFLTWYLDNNMIEHDAVTNYAVTQEAGLFNSALPLLHDGPPGDDYGRWESDQDMLDSAWLVVEANDSHITLLTVQRTYAQGAYQPEEIAAMNRLVPFIKQTVVLAKKIHQHPEAAQTLSGIAELITDPAFILNNRGTMVTANQRGEQLLDQESCINLRHGRLYFGTDQLRKSFFKAMARAAATVCSEDSALPETLIVKRHSLSPLVMTIRPLEHNEILSGGVLVTIVDLKARTLPTADEIVKYFPLSAAEGKLCEGLVAGLSLKKIAEHHHKSEATVRSYLKQVFQKTGFNRQGQLISAILLSTLR